gtaaatgtatcactactttcatatgtaaaagattgccaacaccacttgcatatttttctttcaggaggtcatgatgttttttaacactaaaactcaatgtaatgtgagctacgttaccggctacaaaatgggctggttttactcaatccaaggtcataaaaagcaaactaaagatcacttgagtgaaatgtaaacccaaattcaccatttcatagaagttttaaagatgcgtaaatgagtgtgtaacgtagctcacagtaacgtagttcacgggtttttaatgtttttgatgtgatttacgaacgttagaacgttatgtcggttaattctcatataaatggggttcgaccactggtagctttcacatattattaggaagtacatgtaatacaagtgcatactatagaatcctggtaacgtagctcaccaatcttaacatggtcggtcgaaatttcaatgtttacaacatttctatgccaaaaatcaaaaaatcatttttactgtgatttttaaaaaacctacgagtgtttcctttcaaaaaccgcaaattacattgatacttctgttttacttctttccaataatgtgtgttaaaaaggggtaacgtagctcacagcgttttggtggaaagtgcaatttattttagaataacacaaagacgttttaatcactaaaaaataatgttgataaacattatgatggtgcgttatctaattaaaaaacaacaaatatgtaaagaaatcgcatttattcaaagaaaatatttagggttagatgtgacacttgagcagtgtaaacgcatttttagcgatttttgagcctttgcaagggttaatcagactgaagaaagcatttaaagtatggaaaactatatatgtccatgtagatctcgttgagttctaccagaaaaacaacatatttgatgccctaaatgctcgacaaagtgtttgtggaccaaagaatggaaaaaaggctattggcaccggattttgtagaatgagcggcaTGCAAGAGGTGTCAGGCTAATATAAAAATACTATAATCGTAAATTTCTACTTCagaagaaaagtaaagaaaaaaaaatatatattcattatGACCTAACATATTAATAGCAAAATCATGAATCCAGATATACTTTTGGGGTATAATCTAGTTTCAGAAAAAAATGTAACAAGGAATatatttgtgaagattatcattcatccagatagtaaacaattatattaatatttgaattACAAGCTAATCAACTGGACTTATTATTagtgagtgggaaattttcaccaCCAGAAGATTTGTATAGGGCTGATGATGCATTCATCAGGATTGAACATGAAAATTTGCCACTCACAAATAGTATTAAACTATCTggcaattattaatattatgtgtgctagccatacatttcaacataaaaagtccaagttttgagatattttctcaaaatatcaagagctatctgaagaaccactgaaccaatactaggcttgtttgtactcattttaatgcattttgcatgccgattccaaatatggccatggaATTTTataattctgaattttttgaagtttaaaaattcgtctgcagttgacacccattTGGATTGAGTTAAGGGATCCATGTACTGATGTGGCAGTTGAACTTTAAATGCCAGGGGTGAGTGATCATGTTTTCCAAGCCATTACTGTTATTCTATATAAACCCTGATATTTGCGGTGTACATACCAAGTCATGTAATACAGATTGCATGAGCTGATAGTCAGTGGAGAGCTAAAATATGTCGCTTCCTAAAACATGACCAACTCTCTAGCACAGACCATAAAGAGAAATTTCCTCAACTGCGCAATTTGTTTAGAGACATTTCATGATGCGAGAGCTCTTCCCTGTCAGCACGGATTCTGCAGAGAGTGTTTAGAGCTGTATGTGGTTTCAAGTAAAGACAAACAAACTCTGGTTTGTCCTACTTGTCGAAAAGATTTGAAGATATCAAAGGAGGGTGTGAAGGATTTACCTGTACATTTTCTTGTGAGCAGTTTGAAGAATACAGTGGACATGGAAGAAAAGGTGAGAAATGATGATTCAAATTTAAAGAGTAACTAAAACAATTTTTCCACCCCGATCCTGGCATTCTCCAAATAATACCAACCCGGGCCTACCCATCCTGAACTTTTTTTGGCACACTGGACCAGCTGATCTGAACTTGTGCTAACTTTGTCCCGTTCTGTGCTAGTCAATGTTAACTGAGAAGTGAGAATAATGATCAATGCATACCACACAATCGCACTCACCTGGTGTGAAATTAGTGAGCATTTCATGCAGTGTGTAAACAGGTTTTTTGACCCaaacattttattgatttttaaaaactagatataaatgcctaggaccaaaaatatttgaaatattttgattgattgatatttgaaatttgggtgaaaatcagccTTTTTACGATTTTTgagcaaatttttttaaatttcagccaTTTTTAGttgataaaaattgaaaaaaaaaatacgggtcctagatatttatatctagtgtTTAAAAATTCATGAATTTTTCTTTTATACTCaagtattttttgttacgtttcctgaaacaatttgggttaaaaaatgttttttttggggtttctccaaaacagctttttttgtccaaatttgacctcatagaTGGatttgtcattcaaaatcaatttttcagtcatatcaatttttaatgatttgccataaaatgtgtattatatcgccaattttaaaaagtcaaaattatttgatatcagaaggacattcctctagAATAtctagaatgcaatttgatatgtatgatgtgctctcaggtcccacaaaaaatactgtgcaaacattgataTCCAATCcttaacaattattattattgttattgttattgttattgttattgttattgttattgttgttgttgttatcatcattgtcatcatcattattttctttcctctttttaaTGTTATAGGTTCAAACCCCAGACTCCAATACTGCCTGTAGCAACTGCAATGCTTTTGGTAACAAAGCTAAAGTCAGATGTGTTGACTGCAAAGAATATCTCTGTGATACATGTTATGCCTACCATAAGACCTTTAAAGCCATGAGAGACCACAAAGTGATCACCGTGAAGGATATTCTTGCTGGTaaagtgaattttaaaaaggAAGAGGAAAATAGGTACTGCAAGATGCATGGAAAGATATGTGAATATTTATGTGAAAATGAGAAGAAAGCACTTTGCAGGGATTgtataatattgaacaaatgtCCTGCTTGGCATAACCGTGTTAGCCTGAAGAAAACAGTGCAAAAGCAATCAGATGAGTTAAAGGACTTGATGAGGCAGAGTGATGATACATTGAAGAAGTTCCAGGAAGCTATAAAGGTGACAAAAAAGGCAAGAGCAGAACTTGAAATTCATTCGCAAATAGCCATGGACTCACTTGCAAAGGTAAAGCAAGAACATATTGACATTGTGAAGAAGAGAGTGAGAGAAATCCAGTCAGAAGTCCACCAAGTCAAGCAGAAAAGAATGAAACTGATTGACCAGAAGCAGACAAGCCTGGAGTCAAgtattaaagatattcaaaaaGCTGCAGGAAACACTGCCAAAGTCCTTGAATCAGAATCTGAATTTGAAATAACATCCACTCATGCCACCCTATCTTCACAACTTCAGAAGCTTTCAAAGTCCCAGCCAGCAGCAATAGACATGTCTCTTAGTTATGTGAATTTCAAAACAGAAGCGCCAGCTATTCCAATCATAGGGCATATATTGAAGTATAGCACACCAGGAGAAAAATGGAAACGGATTGGGCAGTTTTACACTGCAGGCTTTGATGAGCTACATGGACTTGATTTAAATCAAGCTGGTAGTATTGCATTATGTAGTTGGGACAAGGGGATTAAAGTGATTTCTAggaggggtcatgtcaaatgtacaCTCCGAGAGTCTCCTGGGGCATTTGATGTTGCCTGTACACCTAATCATGAGTATGTAACTAGTGTAAGAGGTAAACAACAGATTGATATCTGCAATAGTACTGGCAAACATGTGAATACTATTCCTGTAACTAATGTGTACAATAAGTTATCTAGAGTTAATTCAGTAGCAGTAGATTCTAATGGTAAAATCATAGTAGGGCAGGTATTAAATACCATATCCATCCACAATGCTGATGGTTCTCTCATCTCAAAGTTTGCGACAGAATCAATACCATTACGCCTTGCAAGTACCTCCAATGGAGAGATTGTCAGTTCCTTCTATgactcaaaattaaaacaaggaaCATCTGTGAGGCTGATGGATTACTTTGGTGGCAATGTGAGGGTCATCCAGCCTCCAGAAGAAGTTAAAGTATGGTCCCCTGGTTTTGTGTGTTGTAGTAGACAAGGTGAGATATTTGTCTCTAATGAATACAAAGGTGATCCTAATGCTGTATACAGGTTCACAGCTGAAGGTGATTACCTGGGATGTGTTACTACACAGGTTAAAAACCCACAAGGTATTGCAATGTCAAGGGATGGCATGGAGCTGTTTGTTGCAGACATTCAAGTTGGGGATAGCCATGTCAGAATATTTCAGCGGCCATGAtttagggatctggaatgagcgttttgagcttttcgacagtattttttgtgggacataagagcacatcagacatatcgaattgcattctgaatacgaagaatgtctttctgatatcaaataatttacatttttgaaattcacgatataatacaaattttatgacaaattattaaaatttgatatttttcacattttgatcatctaatgatatattcttaaagtgtatgtagttgggaggaaaagccgacgatcaattgaaaattttgacctttcatattgaagatatggatatttttcgcaaaaagacctattttctttggtgtttttggggaaaaatccatatcttcaatacgaaaggtcaaaattttaaattgattatcggcttttcatcccacctacatacactttaagtacatattatcagatttataaagtttacttcgagtactgttaaatatcaaaaatatcaatttttaatcatttatcataaaatgtgtattacattgcgaatttcaaaaattcaaaattattagatttcagaaggacattcttcgtattcagaatgcaatgcgatatgtctgatgtgctctaatgtcccacaataaatactgtccaaacgttcataccccatcccttaagttatATAGCAGATCCTAGCAAAATGTCATGTCATTAAGGACTATTCACTTTTTACCCAAGGTGTGTATctgtgtagactatgccatagtcgatttttgataaataaaaatgttattaatcatgatgaacgcattcagttgaactctaaattatactgatatttagtacatcaaaatactagtataaaatggttatgaaaaagtttaggctatataattatatttgtgacagtaaaagtaaagcataggccctacgtaggcttatattattgaatgcaacatatcataatggcataattataatgacacttcaatacttaacaattctaattttagaatctgccagtttattatccggaaaaccgactatggactttcacttttaagcagaactttacccgggactcacacactgtcaatcatacttgtttatcaataaaatctaaccacaagactaagcatggtggtacaatacgctagatgcatacgttcatccaccagcacaaaagcgccgcattccctagatagttgtgtaccatgtatagttataatggtaccagtacgcgtcgggaggatttaaacaataacgagatctgggcgaccaatcacaagccagattcatttttaaagatgcattacatcatcaccaattttagttaggccagaaattggcctaactctcaaggcaaagtcagtagtccacttgggaagctaacaaacagagggcgtacggtgactgaaaagatcagttgtgaaaatctatcaattgtgcactcattaattaaatcagagttttaagcttaaatgtaatagccagagtagtgcacaattggcaagtggactacggagaagtctagtatcTGTGCTgccatttgaaaattgagttactataattattattgtattaACATTAGGctttcatatactgaaaacaccaaaggtctagcatacttggttctaaagttataaggttttgtgatgtgtattttcttatgtattttattgttttttattccatatttttgcctttatctcggtttcaaatttgccgcttttggcctccatggaccagatcatgtcacatttatccATTTGTGCCCACTTGATAGGTATAAATTCAAtgaaataaatctaatgatatgtactcaggctttgccgtttgaggagacaattgctccccatcactcccctcaaataaagctgaggagagcttttttttGCTCGCCTACCTTTGGTGTAACAATTATAACCACATATATACAGTATAGAGAAATTGCTCTCCTAGTGCTctcctgtagcactcaaggagagcaattaaaagctcccctgcaaatttcaaatgacAGAGCCTGTACTGTACTTctagtgtatgcagctgggaggaaaagacgaCCATCAAtggaaaatttttacctttcgtattgaagatctacatatgtgacatgatctggtccacgggggccaaaggaggcatttttgaaaattgagtaaatATAATTATGACCTTATACAAATGATAGGCTATCTAATACTGAAAACAGCTAAGctctagcatatttggttctaaagttatgaagtttcgtggtgtctattttcttttgtgttttattgttttttattccatatttttgcctttatctcagtttcaaatttgccgcctttggcccccatggaccagatcatgtcacatatatactttccaaaaagacctaaaaatttttggtcttttggggaaCAAATGTGtagcttcaatacgaaaggtcaaaattttcaaatgattgatGGCTTTTCCTCCTCctagctacatgcactttaaatacatatcattagatttacaacgtttacttcaaggacagttaaatatcaaaaatttacagaagtaattttttgtaattttgagaacagtgttcaaaatatgattcaacaatgcatcagttacgtaatcaccctaattatttctgattattccctttaatttgactCATAATGATgtattcttgtgcaaagattggtgaataaatatgtttaaatgcatgtttgaaccatattttgtactttgttcccaaaattacaaaaaatgacttacgcATAATTAGCGTAGTAGGCTGATGATATGGTATTTTATATTGAATCTTGatactgaaattgaatttttaaaatattattggacTTGTTTAAAGAAATGATAATTATATTATGTTGAAATAATAATACTTATATCTTAGTACTCTCATCATTGCATTTGATTATGGAAataaattttattgattgtaAACCCAAACAActaaatataatattttcaatTATAGCTGctcatatattttattattgctatataatttaattataatattttatacCAGTAACATCTGTCtagtcaatatcaaaaatatattattagcATTTTTCTGCAGGGGaatgcaatatttataatatttataatatataaaaATTCTCTCTATAGCCATTCAGCACTAATAATATTCTGTATATACAGATCTGGGGTTCACACccaggtttcattatcattgaggtataggactttttattttttttggagaagagcaggtagggcaactacttgattatatttctacatgttcatactacatactctgaaaattttagaaaattcacaCAAGTccgtttttttttaatcacatttttgttcctaaaatgggggttatagcgccctcaacgggcactcttcccatagggctacatgtaaagaccagttatagacaaatggcccaaaataaaacggactcgtgcgaatttcctcaaattttgcatatgatgtagatttaacatcagtaatgtaatgcaagtgatgtcgttgctgctcttctaaattcatttttaaaatgtccgccccagacctaCTAGATGCTCACCAGTAAAAGCCCAAAATTAAATGCAATATGTACAGTCTGaaaattacaaatataaaatataccaattctcgctattcacaataagggcgccgccagcggtttgcgatgtatatcgtgatgtatcatgggaaaaggtcgacatccaagtccgcgcaatacgaatattaccatgctattaggcctacataggaacacgtgacaatatttttttagtttgtcaaaataaaggtgttacacacgaatcgatactcaataatacttaataatgtgatttgaaatgtgcacaattaattttttctctatcgatttgcgtaataccgttatattgacaaactaaaaatattgtcacgtgttcctatgtaatagcatggtaatattcgtgtATTATGCGGactttgat
This DNA window, taken from Amphiura filiformis chromosome 16, Afil_fr2py, whole genome shotgun sequence, encodes the following:
- the LOC140135490 gene encoding uncharacterized protein, with translation MTNSLAQTIKRNFLNCAICLETFHDARALPCQHGFCRECLELYVVSSKDKQTLVCPTCRKDLKISKEGVKDLPVHFLVSSLKNTVDMEEKVQTPDSNTACSNCNAFGNKAKVRCVDCKEYLCDTCYAYHKTFKAMRDHKVITVKDILAGKVNFKKEEENRYCKMHGKICEYLCENEKKALCRDCIILNKCPAWHNRVSLKKTVQKQSDELKDLMRQSDDTLKKFQEAIKVTKKARAELEIHSQIAMDSLAKVKQEHIDIVKKRVREIQSEVHQVKQKRMKLIDQKQTSLESSIKDIQKAAGNTAKVLESESEFEITSTHATLSSQLQKLSKSQPAAIDMSLSYVNFKTEAPAIPIIGHILKYSTPGEKWKRIGQFYTAGFDELHGLDLNQAGSIALCSWDKGIKVISRRGHVKCTLRESPGAFDVACTPNHEYVTSVRGKQQIDICNSTGKHVNTIPVTNVYNKLSRVNSVAVDSNGKIIVGQVLNTISIHNADGSLISKFATESIPLRLASTSNGEIVSSFYDSKLKQGTSVRLMDYFGGNVRVIQPPEEVKVWSPGFVCCSRQGEIFVSNEYKGDPNAVYRFTAEGDYLGCVTTQVKNPQGIAMSRDGMELFVADIQVGDSHVRIFQRP